The DNA window CGTCGAAGTCATTCACCTTGATGACGAGGCCGTCGATCTCGTAGGGGAGGTCGTCGCGCCGGTCCACGAGGGCGGCGTGGTGGGCCAGCGCCGCGTCGATCCCGTCGCAGCGGCGGATGTGGTCCTCACAGACGCGCAGGCCCCACTCCGGCAGGGCCTCCAGCACCTCGGCATGCGTCGCAAAGTCGCGCCCGTCGACGGGGGCAATTTCGTAGAAGTAGATGCGGAGGGGGCGACGCGCGGTGATATTGGAGTCGAGCTGCCGGAGCGAGCCGGCGGCGGCGTTGCGCGGGTTGGCGAACACCTTTTTGCCCTCCTCCTCGCGCCGCCGGTTGAACGCGTTGAACTCGTCCTTGCGCATGTACGCCTCGCCCCGCACCACGAGGCGGTCGGGGACGGGCCGGGCATCGTCCCGGAGGCGGAGGGGGACGCCTTTGATGGTCTTCACGTTGGCCGTAATCTCCTCGCCCGTCTCGCCGTCCCCGCGGGTGGCGCCCTGCACGAGGCGCCCGTCCTCGTAGATCAGCTCCACGGCCAGCCCGTCGAACTTGGGCTCGGCGATGTAGGTGACCGTCTCGCGCCCCAGCTCCTCGCGGCACGTCTCGGCGAAGTTGCGCACCTCGTCCTCCTCGTAGACGGCCTTTAGGCTGAGCATGGGCGCGGGGTGGGTCACCGTGCCCAGCTCGTCGCGCACCGGGCCGCCCACCTGATGGGTGGGGGAGTCGGGCGTCTGCAGCACGGGGTACTCGGCCTCCAGGGTCTGGAGCTGTTGGAAGAGCCGGTCGTACTCGGCGTCGGAGACGACCGGGGCGTCGAGGACGTAGTAGCGGTAGTTGTGGTGCCGGAGCGCGGCGCGAAGCTGCTCGGCCGCCTCCGCCGCGGCCGGCTCGGAGTCGATGGCCTCCAGGTCGAGGTCGGGCGTCGGGTCTACGTCGGGCATCCGTGGCGTTTCGGGGGTGAGAGAAAAGAGGGGCGAGGGCGTGGAAGAATGCGTGCCGGGGCAATCGGCGGCCCGTGTTCCGCCGGCCCCTTCTCAAATTCGATCCGGGGGCGGACGTTCGGGGCGGGCGCTGGAATTACGCGTCGTCACGAATTTGTTCGAAGCGGCGTTCGGGGCTGTCGTAACGCCGCAACGCGGTGCCCGGCGTGGGGGGCGGCGCCTCCGCCCTGGCGCGCATGTCTTTGACGGGACCCCAAATGTACCCAGGCCGGAGCGGGGCCACGTTGAAAAACGGTCGGATTATCGGAGGGCGGGCCATCGCGTGCGGGGCACGGAGCGGGACGACAAGGGACCGGCGTGGCGCAGGGGGTAGTGGGGATCCGTCGGGCAGGCGGCCGGTTTGGAGGGGCGGTTCGCGTTCTGTGGTACGAGTTGGGCCGCTTCGGGCCGATCCTTGCATGCGTTCTGTTGTTTGCGCGTTAGTTCTCATGGGGCTGCTCGCGGGGGGCACTGCGAGTCAGGCCCAGGACACCCGTCAGTACGGGTTCACGATCGGCGTCAACCGGGTGACCCTGCAGTCCCCGGCGTCCGACCTGGGCAGCTATTTTGCCGCGGTCGGCGGGGGCGTGGTGCGCCAGCCCCTGTACGGCCCCGTGTCGGCGCAGGCCGAACTCCTGATCAGCCAGAAGGGCACCCGGGTCGATCGCGAGGAGGGCGGGGCCATCGACTACGGCGCCGGGTACCTCAAACTGCCCCTCCTCCTGCACCTGGAGGCGCCGTCCGTCCAGTCGGTCGTGGTGCACGGGGAGGCCGGTGGGTTCGGGGCCGTCAAGCTGTTTGAGCGGCAGACGCCGGGGGGCGACGTGAACCTGCCCTTCGACACGGGCCGGTCGTTCTACCGCCGCCTCGACGCCGGGGTCGTGGCGGGCGTGGGGGCCGCCCTCCCGATTGGGGGACAGCGGCTCAACCTGACCGTACGCCGGGTGTGGGGGCTGCGGGACGCGGCGCGCGACGTGACGGACCAGCCGTTCCCCGAGGCCTCCTTTCCCGCGGAGGGGAAGACGCGGGCGTGGTCGCTGATGCTGCGCCTCGGCCTTTAGTGGAGGCGGGTAGTGGAGGCGGGGGCCGCCCGTGAAAACGCGTCGTCGGGGAAGCGCTCCAGGTGGAATCAATAACAGAATCAACAGCCGAGGCAGGGCCCAATCGGCTCTCAGCCGACGCTGGGAGGGACAATCGGGGGCGGTGGGGCGTTTGCAAAACGGCGGTCGGCCTCTTTTCTTGAACCAATCTCCCCCACAGTTCCCCTTTGTCCCACGGCGGACCGCGCCCCAGGCGCCGCCCCGCCGTGCGGTCGATGTTTGTTTTTTGACGACGACCCCTCGGGCACATGTACCTCAGCAAACTCGAACTGCAGGGCTTCAAGAGCTTTGCGGATGAGACCACGCTCACGTTCGACCCCGGCGTGACCACCATCGTCGGGCCGAACGGGTGCGGCAAGTCGAACATCGTCGACGCCATCCGCTGGGTCATCGGCGAGCAGCGTCCCACCGTGCTCCGGTCGGAGAAGATGGAGAACCTCATCTTTAACGGCACGGCCGACCGGCGCCCGCTCGGCATGGCGGAGGTGGAGCTGACGATCGAAAACACCGACGGGGTGCTGCCCACGGAGTACGCCGAAGTCACGATCGGCCGCCGCCTCTTCCGCGACGGCACGTCCGAGTACTTGATGAACGGGACCACGTGCCGCCTCAAGGACATCACGGACCTGTTCATGGACACCGGGATGGCGGCGGACGCCTACTCGGTGATCGAGCTGAAGATGGTCGACGAACTGGTGTCCGGCTCCACCGAGGACCGCCGGCGCATGTTTGAGGAGGCGGCCGGCATCACACGCTACAAGATGCGCCGGCGCCAGGCCCTCCGCAAGCTCGACGGCACGCAGTCGGACCTGGAGCGCATCCGCGACCTGACCGACGAGGTGAGCACGCAGGTGGAGCGCCTGGAGCGGCAGGCCGAGAAGGCGCAGCGGTACCAGGAGGCGGAGGCGGAGCTGCGGCGCCTGGAACTGCTGCTCGCGCAGGTGGAGTTCAACCGGCTTACGGAGCGCCAGGACGCGCTCCAGCAGAAAGAGACGGAGCACGCCGAGCGGGCCGCGGCGCGGGCCGAGGACGAGGAGGCGACCGAGGCCCGCCTTCAGGAGCTGCGGGAGACGCTCGCGACCCGGGAGGCCACCCTCCAGGAGCGTCGGGAGGCGCTCCAGGAGCACCGGGCGCGCGTCCGGGAGTTGGAGGCGGAGCAGCGGCTGCAGCGGGAGCGTCTCACCCGGGCCCGCAACGACCGCGACGAGGCGCAACAGGCCCAGGAGGAGGCCCGCGAGCGGCGTAGGGCCCTGACCGACGAGGTGGAGCGCCTGGAGAGCGCCCTGGAGCAGGCCCGTCCCGCCCTCGACGACGCCGAGGCCGCCCTCGATGACGCCCGCGAGGAGCGGGACGCGGCGAAGGCGGCCGCAACCGACCGCCGTGAAGACGTTCGGGAGCGCCGCGAGGCCGCCGAGGCGGCGGAGGCCGAGCACGCCGAGCAGCGCCGGGCGCTCGACCAGCGCACGAACCGGCAGGAGCTTCTGGAGGACGAGCGGACGCGTGCCCGCACCCAGTACGACGACCTGGCGGAGACCATCGATGGGCTCGACGCGCGCATCGACGAGGCGGAGGCGGACCGCGCCGCCGCCCAGGAGGCGCTCGAGGAGGCCCGCTCGGCCCGGGCGGAGGCCGCCACGGAGCGCGACGAGCGGCGGGCCGCCCTGGAAGCGGCGCAGGACGAGCTTCGGGAGCTGGAACGCCGCCGGGACGCCGCCGAGGCGGAGGTCGAACTCCTCGAGGGCCTCGTCGGCAGCTACGACGAGGTTTCGGATGCCGTGCAGTTCCTGGCCGCCGAGGAGCTGTTCGACGACCTCTACACCGTGGCCGACGTGCTCGGGTGCGACGACGACGTCCGCGTGGCGCTCGACGCAGCCCTGGGCGCCCTCGCCTCCTGCGTGGTCGTGCCCACCGTCGACGACGCCCGGGCCGCCGTGGCCCGGCTGCGCGACGCCGAGAAGGGACAGACCTCGTTCCTCGTGCTCGACCGCCTTCCCGACGCGCCGCCGTCCGTGTCGGCGCCCGAGGGCGCGGTGCCCCTCCGAGACGTCGTCCGCACGACGGACCCGGCGTACGCGCCCCTGGCCGACACGCTGCTGCGTGATTGCTTCCTCGTCGACACGCTGGCGGCGGCGGAGGCCCTCGCCGAGCAGACGCAGGACGCGGCCCGGTCGGTGCGGGTGTTTGCCCGCACGGGCGAGTGGGTCGACTCGACCGGTGTCCTTCGGGGGGGGAGCCGGCAGGAGGACGTGTCGCCGGCCGCGAGTCGCCTGGGGCGCCGCGAGCAGTTGGCCCGCGCCCGCGAGCAACTGGGCGACCTGCAGGCGGCCTGCGAGGAGCAGGACGAAGACGTGGCGGAGGCGGAGGCCGCCCTCAACGAGATCGACCTCGCGGGCCACGAGTCTGCGGTACAGGAGGCCGAGGCGACCCTCGCCGACGCCGAGCAGCGCCTGGAGCGGCTCCGCTACGAGCGAACGTCGACCGAGGAGCGGCGCGCCGAGCTGCAAGAGCGCCTCGACGAGATTGAGGAGGAGCTCACCGAGCACGAGGACCGCGTCCACGAGCTGCGGGAGGCGGTGGAGGCCGCCGAGGAAGAGATGCAGCGCCGGCGCCAGGAGCGCGCCGAGGCGGAGGAGGCCCTCGCCGAGGCGGAGGAACGCGAGCGGGCGGCCGTCGACGCCTTCAGCGAGGCGCAGGTGGCGGCCGTCGAGGCCCGGAACCGGGTGGACAACCTGGAGCAGGACCTGGAGCGGACCCGCGACCAGATCGACGAGATCGACCAACAGACCGGCGAGCGCACGGCCAAAATCGAGGACCTGGAGGCGACCATCGAGGCGGCCCTCGACGAGCAGACGGAGCTGGACGAACAGATCGAGGCCCTTCGCGAGGAGCGCGAGGACCGGGACGAGTCCGTGGAGGCGGCCGAAGCGGCGCTCCAGGAGACGAAGGCAGAGATCGAGGAAGTGGAGTCTCGCCTCCGGTCGATCCGGCAGGAGCGCGAGGCGGCCCTGGAGCAGAAAAACGAGGCCGCCGTGGCCCTGACGAAGGTGGAGACCCGCACCCAGGACCTGCTCGACAGCATGGCGGCGGACTTCGACCGGGACCTGGCGGACGACCCGGTGTCGGTGCCCGAGGCGTTCGACGAGAGCGAGGCGCAGTCCGAGGTCAAGAGCCTGCGCGGGACGATCAACGCCCTGGGCGACGTGAATCCCCTCGCGCTTGAGGAGTACGAGGACGAAAAGGAGCGCCTCGACTTTCTGCGGGAGCAGAAGACGGACCTGGAGGAGGCGGAGGACACGCTCCTCGACACCATTCAGGAGATCAACACGAAGGCCTCGGAGCGCTTCATGGAGACCTTCGACGAGATCAAGGAGAGCTTCGGCACCATCTTCACCGAGCTGTTCGGGGAGGGCGCCTCCGCGGAGCTGCAGCTCGAGGACCCGGACGACCCCATCGACTCGGCGATCGAGATCGTGGCCAAGCCACGGGGCAAGCGGCCCGTTACGCTCGACCAGCTGTCCAGCGGCGAGAAGGCCCTCACGGCCACCGCGCTGCTCTTCTCCATCTACCTCGTGAAGCCGAGCCCCTTCTGCGTCCTCGACGAGGTGGACGCGCCGCTCGACGACGCCAACGTGGAGCGCTTCATGAACCTCGTCCGTCGCTTCGAGGACGACACCCAGTTCGTGCTCGTGACCCACAACCAGCGCACGATGGACCTCTCGGACCGCATGTACGGGGTGACGATGGAGGAGCAGGGCGTGTCGACGCTCGTGGGGGTGGAGTTCGACGAGGCCGCGGAGCTGACCGAGTAGGGCGGGAACACTGGGGCGCGTCGTGCACGCTGGAATGCCACAGGCCCGAATCGAATGGATGCGTTGCTTACGGAGGCGCTGAATGTGTTGCGCCGCACCGGTCTCGACGCCGTGCTGATCCTCGCGGGGGCCGCCGTGCTGGGAGGGCTCGTCTACGGCGCGGTGCACCGCGGCCTCCGGGCCCTCACGCGGGGGCTGGAGGGGACGCTCCCCCTGCGCGGGGCGCTCCTCCGATGGACCCGCGGGCCACTCCGCGTGCTGGCGCCCGTGGCGTGCGTCTACCTGGCGCTTCCTGCCGTCCGCGCGTCCTTCGCCGATACGACCCAGGCGGTGCTCGACAACGGGCTGCAGGGCCTGTTCGTCGTGGGGGTGGCCTGGGCGCTAATCGCGGTGCTGTACGCCGTGGAGGAGGCGGTCTCGGAGCGGTACAAAACGGACGTGCCGGACAACCTGGAGGCCCGGAAGATCATCACGCAGACGCGCATCCTCCGCCGGATCGCCGCGACGGCCATCGTGGTCATTGCGGGTGGCATTGTGCTCATGCAGTACGATCCCCTCCGGGAACTGGGCACCGGCATCCTGGCGTCGGCGGGCATCGTGGGCATCGTCGTCGGCGTCGCGGCCCAGCGCACGCTCAGCGACCTCATTGCCGGCATTCAGATTGCACTCACCCAGCCCATCCGGGTCGAGGACGTGGTCATCGTGGAGGGCGAGTTTGGGTGGATCGAAGAAATCACGCTGACCTACGTCGTGGTGCGGGTGTGGGACCGGCGGCGCATCGTCCTCCCCATTACGCACTTTTTGGAGCAGCCCTTTCAGAATTGGACCCGCACCTCGGCGGACCTCATCGGGACGGTCTTTTTGTACCTCGACTACACGGTGCCGGTGGAGGAGCTGCGCGACGAGCTCCGGCGCATCGTGGAGGCGTCGGAGCACTGGGACGGGGACGTGGTGGGGCTGCAGATGACCGACGCCTCCGAGCGCACCGTCACGCTGCGGGCCACCGCAAGCGCCAAGGACGCGTCCACGCTGTGGAGCCTGCGCTGCGAGATCCGCGAGCGGCTCGTGGCCTACATCCGCGAGCACCATCCCGACGCCCTGCCGGCGCTGCGCACGCGGCTCGATGGGCCGGGGGAGGGCGAACGCCCGGCCAGGGGCGGAGATGCATAGGTTGCCCTCATCAAAACGGGCCGACGCTTCGGGGACGCTCTCCACTTCGTCGCCCAAAGTCTGATTTGCTTCGCTGGCGCCGCAAGGGGAGGCCCTTTCCCGCGGCCCGATCGCGCCCGCTGGCCCCACCTCACGCTGAGGAGGAGCTGGACGGCGAGCCGTCCCCGAAGCTGTGCCCGTCCAGTGCCGACCCGTCCCCACTAACGTCACTGGCAGAGGGCGGCTGCCCGGCCGGTTGCGTCGTCGGGGTCCGCCCCTCGCCGTCCGGACGCTCGATCCGGAACTGCTGGACCGTCTCCTCCAGCTCGGTACTGAGCCGCTCCAGCCGGTCGGCGGTGTCGGACACCTCCGTCACCCCGGCCGCCGACTCCTGGGCCGCCGTCGAGATCGACTGGACGCTCCGGGCAATCTCCTCGCTGGTGGTGGACTGCTCTTCGGAGGCCGCCGCAATCTCCTCGGCCCGCTCCTCGACCTCCGAAATGGCCGTCACAATCTCTTCGATGGCCGCTCCGGCCTCCTCGGCCAACTCAAGCCCCTTCTCCGCCCGCTGGCTGCTCTGGCGCGCGGTGCCGACCGCGCCGTCGATCTCCTCGCGCACCTCGTCCATCATGCCTGCGATCTCGTCGGTCGCCGCGTCGGCCTCCTCCGCCAGCTCCCGCACCTCCTCGGCGACGACGGCAAAGCCCTTGCCTTCTTCCCCGGCCCGGGCGGCCTCGATCGCCGCGTTGAGGGCCAGTAGGTTGGTCTGATCGGCAATCTCGTCGATGCGATCGACCACCTGGCCAATCTTGTCCCCGTAGGTGCCGAGCCGCTCGATGGTCTCGGTTGTGTTCTCGATGGCGGACGCGATGCCCTCCATCTGGCTGGTGGCCTCGCGGACCGTCTCTCCCCCCTGACGGGCGGTCTCGCCACCGGCCTGGGCAACCTCTGCGGTCTTCTGCACGCTGCGGGCGTTTTCCCCGATCGTCTGGTTGAGCTCTTCGACGGCGGCGGCCACCTCCTCGGCCTGGGCGGACTGCTCCTCCGCAGACGCGGCCATCTGCTCGGAGGAGGAACTGATCTGCTCGGTCGCCGAGGCGGTCGAGCCGGCCGCCTCCCGGACCCGCCCGACGATGGAGCGGAGGCCGGCGACCGCCTCGTTGAAGCCCTCAAACAAGCGACCGATCGCGCCCTCCCGGCCGGTGGGGAGGCGAACGGTCAGGTCCCCGTCGGCAAAGCGGCCGATCGCCTCCAGCATCGTGTCGACGCTCTCCTGGAGGCGCTCCTTCTGCTGTTCGGACTTCCGGACGGCCTCCTCCACGCGGCGCTCGACGGAGGCCTTCTCGTCTTCGAGCGCCTCCTGGGTGGTGCGGATGTCGCGGATCATCTCGTTGAATCCGCCGGCCAGCTCCCCGATCTCGTCGTCGGTCTGGACCGGGACCTCCACGTCCAGATTCCCGTCGCTGACGGCCTGGGCCCCGTCCCGGA is part of the Salinibacter ruber DSM 13855 genome and encodes:
- a CDS encoding outer membrane beta-barrel protein, whose amino-acid sequence is MRSVVCALVLMGLLAGGTASQAQDTRQYGFTIGVNRVTLQSPASDLGSYFAAVGGGVVRQPLYGPVSAQAELLISQKGTRVDREEGGAIDYGAGYLKLPLLLHLEAPSVQSVVVHGEAGGFGAVKLFERQTPGGDVNLPFDTGRSFYRRLDAGVVAGVGAALPIGGQRLNLTVRRVWGLRDAARDVTDQPFPEASFPAEGKTRAWSLMLRLGL
- the smc gene encoding chromosome segregation protein SMC, translated to MYLSKLELQGFKSFADETTLTFDPGVTTIVGPNGCGKSNIVDAIRWVIGEQRPTVLRSEKMENLIFNGTADRRPLGMAEVELTIENTDGVLPTEYAEVTIGRRLFRDGTSEYLMNGTTCRLKDITDLFMDTGMAADAYSVIELKMVDELVSGSTEDRRRMFEEAAGITRYKMRRRQALRKLDGTQSDLERIRDLTDEVSTQVERLERQAEKAQRYQEAEAELRRLELLLAQVEFNRLTERQDALQQKETEHAERAAARAEDEEATEARLQELRETLATREATLQERREALQEHRARVRELEAEQRLQRERLTRARNDRDEAQQAQEEARERRRALTDEVERLESALEQARPALDDAEAALDDAREERDAAKAAATDRREDVRERREAAEAAEAEHAEQRRALDQRTNRQELLEDERTRARTQYDDLAETIDGLDARIDEAEADRAAAQEALEEARSARAEAATERDERRAALEAAQDELRELERRRDAAEAEVELLEGLVGSYDEVSDAVQFLAAEELFDDLYTVADVLGCDDDVRVALDAALGALASCVVVPTVDDARAAVARLRDAEKGQTSFLVLDRLPDAPPSVSAPEGAVPLRDVVRTTDPAYAPLADTLLRDCFLVDTLAAAEALAEQTQDAARSVRVFARTGEWVDSTGVLRGGSRQEDVSPAASRLGRREQLARAREQLGDLQAACEEQDEDVAEAEAALNEIDLAGHESAVQEAEATLADAEQRLERLRYERTSTEERRAELQERLDEIEEELTEHEDRVHELREAVEAAEEEMQRRRQERAEAEEALAEAEERERAAVDAFSEAQVAAVEARNRVDNLEQDLERTRDQIDEIDQQTGERTAKIEDLEATIEAALDEQTELDEQIEALREEREDRDESVEAAEAALQETKAEIEEVESRLRSIRQEREAALEQKNEAAVALTKVETRTQDLLDSMAADFDRDLADDPVSVPEAFDESEAQSEVKSLRGTINALGDVNPLALEEYEDEKERLDFLREQKTDLEEAEDTLLDTIQEINTKASERFMETFDEIKESFGTIFTELFGEGASAELQLEDPDDPIDSAIEIVAKPRGKRPVTLDQLSSGEKALTATALLFSIYLVKPSPFCVLDEVDAPLDDANVERFMNLVRRFEDDTQFVLVTHNQRTMDLSDRMYGVTMEEQGVSTLVGVEFDEAAELTE
- a CDS encoding mechanosensitive ion channel family protein — protein: MDALLTEALNVLRRTGLDAVLILAGAAVLGGLVYGAVHRGLRALTRGLEGTLPLRGALLRWTRGPLRVLAPVACVYLALPAVRASFADTTQAVLDNGLQGLFVVGVAWALIAVLYAVEEAVSERYKTDVPDNLEARKIITQTRILRRIAATAIVVIAGGIVLMQYDPLRELGTGILASAGIVGIVVGVAAQRTLSDLIAGIQIALTQPIRVEDVVIVEGEFGWIEEITLTYVVVRVWDRRRIVLPITHFLEQPFQNWTRTSADLIGTVFLYLDYTVPVEELRDELRRIVEASEHWDGDVVGLQMTDASERTVTLRATASAKDASTLWSLRCEIRERLVAYIREHHPDALPALRTRLDGPGEGERPARGGDA
- a CDS encoding methyl-accepting chemotaxis protein, whose product is MAGSNYDLVKKTFDWATNDSKVRYVAILDEDDAVLFDHNPDGLQVDTGALLQAGSTVRQGGLLRTSHPIEYDGERYGNVVLAYSLDEAMSEIWSETMLTVFINLLILGMGIGAILWLSGRIAGRIRRVRDGAQAVSDGNLDVEVPVQTDDEIGELAGGFNEMIRDIRTTQEALEDEKASVERRVEEAVRKSEQQKERLQESVDTMLEAIGRFADGDLTVRLPTGREGAIGRLFEGFNEAVAGLRSIVGRVREAAGSTASATEQISSSSEQMAASAEEQSAQAEEVAAAVEELNQTIGENARSVQKTAEVAQAGGETARQGGETVREATSQMEGIASAIENTTETIERLGTYGDKIGQVVDRIDEIADQTNLLALNAAIEAARAGEEGKGFAVVAEEVRELAEEADAATDEIAGMMDEVREEIDGAVGTARQSSQRAEKGLELAEEAGAAIEEIVTAISEVEERAEEIAAASEEQSTTSEEIARSVQSISTAAQESAAGVTEVSDTADRLERLSTELEETVQQFRIERPDGEGRTPTTQPAGQPPSASDVSGDGSALDGHSFGDGSPSSSSSA